The Perca flavescens isolate YP-PL-M2 chromosome 23, PFLA_1.0, whole genome shotgun sequence genome has a window encoding:
- the LOC114550130 gene encoding uncharacterized protein LOC114550130 isoform X2: MENTYKSKQYGGRSNLSRLLLLLFLAGLQPVLSSDGETPGLDGDDDDDDQAVKISCTIVGPDYVTVGVPSSVECFSNCLMMKTACSYSMSLDGQIAKGQGNVLAFTVNNWVEELTVTCTVTVEDTGLTATTTKQLQVLAGPVNVSITGPDLMNPSVSHTYSCHAYCRPSCIYAWKTDKGPWIGGQGNVISVTPLEMDNSKMLICKATNSVSGLFDTATRNIAVASGPSDVQIKGPDVIEIAKKYKFVCTAECLPSCRYVSSVDSQTVRGNMIEIAVDYPLQSVTLRCEAQNIASRRTTTAVKTVQIAGSDRNLSTRPEATLAVLLLAFIISGAFTLM; the protein is encoded by the exons ATGGAGAATACCTATAAATCTAAACAATACGGAGGACGTTCAAACCTCAGCAGGcttttgttgctgctgtttctgGCAG GCCTTCAGCCAGTACTGTCTTCAGATGGAGAGACCCCTGGACTAGATGGCGATGACGACGACGATGACCAGG CAGTGAAAATCAGCTGTACAATTGTTGGTCCGGACTACGTCACTGTGGGCGTGCCAAGCAGCGTTGAGTGTTTTTCCAACTGCCTGATGATGAAAACTGCATGTAGCTATTCTATGTCTTTGGATGGACAGATAGCCAAGGGTCAGGGCAATGTGCTAGCCTTCACTGTTAACAATTGGGTGGAGGAATTAACAGTGACATGTACAGTCACAGTTGAAGATACAGGGCTAACTGCGACGACAACAAAGCAACTGCAAGTGTTAG CTGGACCTGTCAATGTTTCCATCACAGGCCCCGATCTAATGAATCCATCAGTGAGCCACACCTATAGCTGCCATGCCTACTGTCGGCCATCTTGTATCTATGCCTGGAAGACGGATAAAGGCCCATGGATAGGTGGTCAAGGGAATGTTATTTCAGTCACTCCTCTGGAGATGGACAACTCCAAAATGCTCATCTGCAAAGCTACCAATAGTGTGTCTGGGCTGTTTGACACTGCTACTCGGAACATAGCTGTGGCCT CTGGTCCATCTGATGTCCAGATCAAAGGCCCCGACGTAATAGAAATTGCAAAAAAGTACAAGTTTGTGTGCACTGCAGAATGTCTGCCTTCTTGTCGCTATGTGTCGTCTGTGGACAGCCAGACTGTGAGGGGCAACATGATTGAGATAGCGGTGGATTATCCGCTTCAATCTGTCACTCTCAGGTGTGAGGCACAAAACATAGCTTCAAGGAGGACAACTACAGCTGTAAAGACTGTACAAATAGCAG GGTCAGATCGCAACCTGTCCACTCGTCCTGAAGCGACCCTAgctgtgctgctgctggcctTCATCATTTCTGGTGCCTTCACACTGATGTGA
- the mapk12b gene encoding mitogen-activated protein kinase 12b isoform X2, translated as MCLCVCVCGDPANRSSCPLGLSGGICAQPNSSVRDGLRVLGVWKKKESRFGSHERTERTHAHPDLSLVQSLGNGFAVQDGLLPAGGQQNRVGGSGEVPGPEAGRNRSLWDCVVAIKKLHRPFQSKLFAKRAYRELRLLKHMKHENVIGLLDVFTAEIALDRLRDFYLVMPFMGTDLGKLMKLERLSEDRVQFLVYQMLRGLKYIHSAGIIHRDLKPGNLAINPDCELKILDFGLARQADAEMTGYVVTRWYRAPEVILNWMHYTQTVDIWSAGCIMAEMLLGKPLFKGSDHLDQLREIMKITGTPAADFVVKLQSQDAKNYIRSLPKVPKKDLLSLFSKASSNVCVLEKMLLLDPEQRVSASEALELPLFSEFRDAEEETEALPYDQTMDNTDLPLDQWKRHTFTEILTFRPSRDSRQTSL; from the exons atgtgtctgtgtgtgtgtgtgtgtggcgacCCTGCAAATCGCTCAAGTTGTCCGCTGGGTTTATCCGGAGGAATTTGTGCCCAACCAAACTCTAGTGTGCGGGACGGACTGCGCGTCTTGGgcgtttggaaaaaaaaagaatctcgGTTTGGTTCTCATGAGAGGACGGAGCGGACCCACGCACATCCCGACCTCAGCCTTGTCCAGTCGCTAGGGAATGGCTTTGCGGTCCAGGACGGGCTTCTACCGGCAGGAGGTCAACAAAACCGTGTGGGAGGTTCCGGAGAGGTACCGGGACCTGAAGCAGGTCGGAACAGGAGCCTATGGGACTGTGTG GTTGCCATCAAGAAACTTCATCGACCCTTCCAGTCCAAACTTTTTGCCAAAAGGGCGTACAGAGAGTTGCGACTCCTCAAACACATGAAGCATGAAAAT GTCATTGGGCTGTTGGATGTTTTCACTGCTGAGATTGCATTGGACCGCTTGCGTGACTT TTACCTGGTGATGCCGTTCATGGGCACTGACCTCGGCAAGCTGATGAAGCTGGAGAGATTATCAGAAGACAGGGTGCAGTTCCTCGTCTATCAGATGCTGAGAGGACTCAAG TATATCCACTCTGCAGGGATCATCCACAGG GACCTCAAACCTGGAAATTTAGCCATTAACCCGGACTGCGAGCTAAAG ATTCTTGATTTTGGCTTGGCGAGGCAGGCCGACGCAGAAATGACCGGCTACGTCGTGACACGCTGGTACCGAGCACCCGAGGTTATCCTCAACTGGATGCACTACACACAAACCG TGGATATTTGGTCGGCGGGTTGTATTATGGCAGAGATGCTGCTGGGAAAGCCGCTGTTCAAAGGAAGCGATC ACCTGGACCAGCTCAGAGAAATCATGAAGATTACAGGAACCCCAGCTGCTGACTTTGTTGTGAAGCTACAGAGCCAAGAT GCCAAAAACTACATCAGAAGTCTACCAAAAGTGCCAAAGAAAGATttgctctctcttttctccaAAGCTAGCTCAAATG tgtgtgtctTGGAAAAGATGCTGCTCCTGGACCCTGAGCAGAGGGTGAGTGCCTCGGAGGCGCTCGAGCTGCCTCTCTTCAGCGAGTTCAGAGATGCCGAGGAGGAGACTGAGGCGCTGCCCTACGATCAGACCATGGACAACACAGACCTGCCGCTGGACCAGTGGAAAC GTCACACTTTCACAGAGATACTGACCTTCAGGCCATCCAGGGACTCCAGACAGACGTCACTTTaa
- the LOC114550130 gene encoding uncharacterized protein LOC114550130 isoform X3 encodes MENTYKSKQYGGRSNLSRLLLLLFLAGLQPVLSSDGETPGLDGDDDDDDQEAVKISCTIVGPDYVTVGVPSSVECFSNCLMMKTACSYSMSLDGQIAKGQGNVLAFTVNNWVEELTVTCTVTVEDTGLTATTTKQLQVLGPDLMNPSVSHTYSCHAYCRPSCIYAWKTDKGPWIGGQGNVISVTPLEMDNSKMLICKATNSVSGLFDTATRNIAVASGPSDVQIKGPDVIEIAKKYKFVCTAECLPSCRYVSSVDSQTVRGNMIEIAVDYPLQSVTLRCEAQNIASRRTTTAVKTVQIAGSDRNLSTRPEATLAVLLLAFIISGAFTLM; translated from the exons ATGGAGAATACCTATAAATCTAAACAATACGGAGGACGTTCAAACCTCAGCAGGcttttgttgctgctgtttctgGCAG GCCTTCAGCCAGTACTGTCTTCAGATGGAGAGACCCCTGGACTAGATGGCGATGACGACGACGATGACCAGG AAGCAGTGAAAATCAGCTGTACAATTGTTGGTCCGGACTACGTCACTGTGGGCGTGCCAAGCAGCGTTGAGTGTTTTTCCAACTGCCTGATGATGAAAACTGCATGTAGCTATTCTATGTCTTTGGATGGACAGATAGCCAAGGGTCAGGGCAATGTGCTAGCCTTCACTGTTAACAATTGGGTGGAGGAATTAACAGTGACATGTACAGTCACAGTTGAAGATACAGGGCTAACTGCGACGACAACAAAGCAACTGCAAGTGTTAG GCCCCGATCTAATGAATCCATCAGTGAGCCACACCTATAGCTGCCATGCCTACTGTCGGCCATCTTGTATCTATGCCTGGAAGACGGATAAAGGCCCATGGATAGGTGGTCAAGGGAATGTTATTTCAGTCACTCCTCTGGAGATGGACAACTCCAAAATGCTCATCTGCAAAGCTACCAATAGTGTGTCTGGGCTGTTTGACACTGCTACTCGGAACATAGCTGTGGCCT CTGGTCCATCTGATGTCCAGATCAAAGGCCCCGACGTAATAGAAATTGCAAAAAAGTACAAGTTTGTGTGCACTGCAGAATGTCTGCCTTCTTGTCGCTATGTGTCGTCTGTGGACAGCCAGACTGTGAGGGGCAACATGATTGAGATAGCGGTGGATTATCCGCTTCAATCTGTCACTCTCAGGTGTGAGGCACAAAACATAGCTTCAAGGAGGACAACTACAGCTGTAAAGACTGTACAAATAGCAG GGTCAGATCGCAACCTGTCCACTCGTCCTGAAGCGACCCTAgctgtgctgctgctggcctTCATCATTTCTGGTGCCTTCACACTGATGTGA
- the LOC114550130 gene encoding uncharacterized protein LOC114550130 isoform X4 has protein sequence MENTYKSKQYGGRSNLSRLLLLLFLAGLQPVLSSDGETPGLDGDDDDDDQEAVKISCTIVGPDYVTVGVPSSVECFSNCLMMKTACSYSMSLDGQIAKGQGNVLAFTVNNWVEELTVTCTVTVEDTGLTATTTKQLQVLAGPVNVSITGPDLMNPSVSHTYSCHAYCRPSCIYAWKTDKGPWIGGQGNVISVTPLEMDNSKMLICKATNSVSGLFDTATRNIAVAWSDRNLSTRPEATLAVLLLAFIISGAFTLM, from the exons ATGGAGAATACCTATAAATCTAAACAATACGGAGGACGTTCAAACCTCAGCAGGcttttgttgctgctgtttctgGCAG GCCTTCAGCCAGTACTGTCTTCAGATGGAGAGACCCCTGGACTAGATGGCGATGACGACGACGATGACCAGG AAGCAGTGAAAATCAGCTGTACAATTGTTGGTCCGGACTACGTCACTGTGGGCGTGCCAAGCAGCGTTGAGTGTTTTTCCAACTGCCTGATGATGAAAACTGCATGTAGCTATTCTATGTCTTTGGATGGACAGATAGCCAAGGGTCAGGGCAATGTGCTAGCCTTCACTGTTAACAATTGGGTGGAGGAATTAACAGTGACATGTACAGTCACAGTTGAAGATACAGGGCTAACTGCGACGACAACAAAGCAACTGCAAGTGTTAG CTGGACCTGTCAATGTTTCCATCACAGGCCCCGATCTAATGAATCCATCAGTGAGCCACACCTATAGCTGCCATGCCTACTGTCGGCCATCTTGTATCTATGCCTGGAAGACGGATAAAGGCCCATGGATAGGTGGTCAAGGGAATGTTATTTCAGTCACTCCTCTGGAGATGGACAACTCCAAAATGCTCATCTGCAAAGCTACCAATAGTGTGTCTGGGCTGTTTGACACTGCTACTCGGAACATAGCTGTGGCCT GGTCAGATCGCAACCTGTCCACTCGTCCTGAAGCGACCCTAgctgtgctgctgctggcctTCATCATTTCTGGTGCCTTCACACTGATGTGA
- the mapk12b gene encoding mitogen-activated protein kinase 12b isoform X1, with protein MCLCVCVCGDPANRSSCPLGLSGGICAQPNSSVRDGLRVLGVWKKKESRFGSHERTERTHAHPDLSLVQSLGNGFAVQDGLLPAGGQQNRVGGSGEVPGPEAGRNRSLWDCVVAIKKLHRPFQSKLFAKRAYRELRLLKHMKHENVIGLLDVFTAEIALDRLRDFYLVMPFMGTDLGKLMKLERLSEDRVQFLVYQMLRGLKYIHSAGIIHRDLKPGNLAINPDCELKILDFGLARQADAEMTGYVVTRWYRAPEVILNWMHYTQTVDIWSAGCIMAEMLLGKPLFKGSDHLDQLREIMKITGTPAADFVVKLQSQDAKNYIRSLPKVPKKDLLSLFSKASSNAVCVLEKMLLLDPEQRVSASEALELPLFSEFRDAEEETEALPYDQTMDNTDLPLDQWKRHTFTEILTFRPSRDSRQTSL; from the exons atgtgtctgtgtgtgtgtgtgtgtggcgacCCTGCAAATCGCTCAAGTTGTCCGCTGGGTTTATCCGGAGGAATTTGTGCCCAACCAAACTCTAGTGTGCGGGACGGACTGCGCGTCTTGGgcgtttggaaaaaaaaagaatctcgGTTTGGTTCTCATGAGAGGACGGAGCGGACCCACGCACATCCCGACCTCAGCCTTGTCCAGTCGCTAGGGAATGGCTTTGCGGTCCAGGACGGGCTTCTACCGGCAGGAGGTCAACAAAACCGTGTGGGAGGTTCCGGAGAGGTACCGGGACCTGAAGCAGGTCGGAACAGGAGCCTATGGGACTGTGTG GTTGCCATCAAGAAACTTCATCGACCCTTCCAGTCCAAACTTTTTGCCAAAAGGGCGTACAGAGAGTTGCGACTCCTCAAACACATGAAGCATGAAAAT GTCATTGGGCTGTTGGATGTTTTCACTGCTGAGATTGCATTGGACCGCTTGCGTGACTT TTACCTGGTGATGCCGTTCATGGGCACTGACCTCGGCAAGCTGATGAAGCTGGAGAGATTATCAGAAGACAGGGTGCAGTTCCTCGTCTATCAGATGCTGAGAGGACTCAAG TATATCCACTCTGCAGGGATCATCCACAGG GACCTCAAACCTGGAAATTTAGCCATTAACCCGGACTGCGAGCTAAAG ATTCTTGATTTTGGCTTGGCGAGGCAGGCCGACGCAGAAATGACCGGCTACGTCGTGACACGCTGGTACCGAGCACCCGAGGTTATCCTCAACTGGATGCACTACACACAAACCG TGGATATTTGGTCGGCGGGTTGTATTATGGCAGAGATGCTGCTGGGAAAGCCGCTGTTCAAAGGAAGCGATC ACCTGGACCAGCTCAGAGAAATCATGAAGATTACAGGAACCCCAGCTGCTGACTTTGTTGTGAAGCTACAGAGCCAAGAT GCCAAAAACTACATCAGAAGTCTACCAAAAGTGCCAAAGAAAGATttgctctctcttttctccaAAGCTAGCTCAAATG cagtgtgtgtctTGGAAAAGATGCTGCTCCTGGACCCTGAGCAGAGGGTGAGTGCCTCGGAGGCGCTCGAGCTGCCTCTCTTCAGCGAGTTCAGAGATGCCGAGGAGGAGACTGAGGCGCTGCCCTACGATCAGACCATGGACAACACAGACCTGCCGCTGGACCAGTGGAAAC GTCACACTTTCACAGAGATACTGACCTTCAGGCCATCCAGGGACTCCAGACAGACGTCACTTTaa
- the LOC114550130 gene encoding uncharacterized protein LOC114550130 isoform X1: protein MENTYKSKQYGGRSNLSRLLLLLFLAGLQPVLSSDGETPGLDGDDDDDDQEAVKISCTIVGPDYVTVGVPSSVECFSNCLMMKTACSYSMSLDGQIAKGQGNVLAFTVNNWVEELTVTCTVTVEDTGLTATTTKQLQVLAGPVNVSITGPDLMNPSVSHTYSCHAYCRPSCIYAWKTDKGPWIGGQGNVISVTPLEMDNSKMLICKATNSVSGLFDTATRNIAVASGPSDVQIKGPDVIEIAKKYKFVCTAECLPSCRYVSSVDSQTVRGNMIEIAVDYPLQSVTLRCEAQNIASRRTTTAVKTVQIAGSDRNLSTRPEATLAVLLLAFIISGAFTLM from the exons ATGGAGAATACCTATAAATCTAAACAATACGGAGGACGTTCAAACCTCAGCAGGcttttgttgctgctgtttctgGCAG GCCTTCAGCCAGTACTGTCTTCAGATGGAGAGACCCCTGGACTAGATGGCGATGACGACGACGATGACCAGG AAGCAGTGAAAATCAGCTGTACAATTGTTGGTCCGGACTACGTCACTGTGGGCGTGCCAAGCAGCGTTGAGTGTTTTTCCAACTGCCTGATGATGAAAACTGCATGTAGCTATTCTATGTCTTTGGATGGACAGATAGCCAAGGGTCAGGGCAATGTGCTAGCCTTCACTGTTAACAATTGGGTGGAGGAATTAACAGTGACATGTACAGTCACAGTTGAAGATACAGGGCTAACTGCGACGACAACAAAGCAACTGCAAGTGTTAG CTGGACCTGTCAATGTTTCCATCACAGGCCCCGATCTAATGAATCCATCAGTGAGCCACACCTATAGCTGCCATGCCTACTGTCGGCCATCTTGTATCTATGCCTGGAAGACGGATAAAGGCCCATGGATAGGTGGTCAAGGGAATGTTATTTCAGTCACTCCTCTGGAGATGGACAACTCCAAAATGCTCATCTGCAAAGCTACCAATAGTGTGTCTGGGCTGTTTGACACTGCTACTCGGAACATAGCTGTGGCCT CTGGTCCATCTGATGTCCAGATCAAAGGCCCCGACGTAATAGAAATTGCAAAAAAGTACAAGTTTGTGTGCACTGCAGAATGTCTGCCTTCTTGTCGCTATGTGTCGTCTGTGGACAGCCAGACTGTGAGGGGCAACATGATTGAGATAGCGGTGGATTATCCGCTTCAATCTGTCACTCTCAGGTGTGAGGCACAAAACATAGCTTCAAGGAGGACAACTACAGCTGTAAAGACTGTACAAATAGCAG GGTCAGATCGCAACCTGTCCACTCGTCCTGAAGCGACCCTAgctgtgctgctgctggcctTCATCATTTCTGGTGCCTTCACACTGATGTGA
- the LOC114550130 gene encoding uncharacterized protein LOC114550130 isoform X5, whose protein sequence is MENTYKSKQYGGRSNLSRLLLLLFLAGLQPVLSSDGETPGLDGDDDDDDQGPDLMNPSVSHTYSCHAYCRPSCIYAWKTDKGPWIGGQGNVISVTPLEMDNSKMLICKATNSVSGLFDTATRNIAVASGPSDVQIKGPDVIEIAKKYKFVCTAECLPSCRYVSSVDSQTVRGNMIEIAVDYPLQSVTLRCEAQNIASRRTTTAVKTVQIAGSDRNLSTRPEATLAVLLLAFIISGAFTLM, encoded by the exons ATGGAGAATACCTATAAATCTAAACAATACGGAGGACGTTCAAACCTCAGCAGGcttttgttgctgctgtttctgGCAG GCCTTCAGCCAGTACTGTCTTCAGATGGAGAGACCCCTGGACTAGATGGCGATGACGACGACGATGACCAGG GCCCCGATCTAATGAATCCATCAGTGAGCCACACCTATAGCTGCCATGCCTACTGTCGGCCATCTTGTATCTATGCCTGGAAGACGGATAAAGGCCCATGGATAGGTGGTCAAGGGAATGTTATTTCAGTCACTCCTCTGGAGATGGACAACTCCAAAATGCTCATCTGCAAAGCTACCAATAGTGTGTCTGGGCTGTTTGACACTGCTACTCGGAACATAGCTGTGGCCT CTGGTCCATCTGATGTCCAGATCAAAGGCCCCGACGTAATAGAAATTGCAAAAAAGTACAAGTTTGTGTGCACTGCAGAATGTCTGCCTTCTTGTCGCTATGTGTCGTCTGTGGACAGCCAGACTGTGAGGGGCAACATGATTGAGATAGCGGTGGATTATCCGCTTCAATCTGTCACTCTCAGGTGTGAGGCACAAAACATAGCTTCAAGGAGGACAACTACAGCTGTAAAGACTGTACAAATAGCAG GGTCAGATCGCAACCTGTCCACTCGTCCTGAAGCGACCCTAgctgtgctgctgctggcctTCATCATTTCTGGTGCCTTCACACTGATGTGA
- the mapk12b gene encoding mitogen-activated protein kinase 12b isoform X3, whose product MALRSRTGFYRQEVNKTVWEVPERYRDLKQVGTGAYGTVCSAWDRRLGTQVAIKKLHRPFQSKLFAKRAYRELRLLKHMKHENVIGLLDVFTAEIALDRLRDFYLVMPFMGTDLGKLMKLERLSEDRVQFLVYQMLRGLKYIHSAGIIHRDLKPGNLAINPDCELKILDFGLARQADAEMTGYVVTRWYRAPEVILNWMHYTQTVDIWSAGCIMAEMLLGKPLFKGSDHLDQLREIMKITGTPAADFVVKLQSQDAKNYIRSLPKVPKKDLLSLFSKASSNAVCVLEKMLLLDPEQRVSASEALELPLFSEFRDAEEETEALPYDQTMDNTDLPLDQWKRHTFTEILTFRPSRDSRQTSL is encoded by the exons ATGGCTTTGCGGTCCAGGACGGGCTTCTACCGGCAGGAGGTCAACAAAACCGTGTGGGAGGTTCCGGAGAGGTACCGGGACCTGAAGCAGGTCGGAACAGGAGCCTATGGGACTGTGTG TTCAGCATGGGACCGCCGGCTGGGGACGCAGGTTGCCATCAAGAAACTTCATCGACCCTTCCAGTCCAAACTTTTTGCCAAAAGGGCGTACAGAGAGTTGCGACTCCTCAAACACATGAAGCATGAAAAT GTCATTGGGCTGTTGGATGTTTTCACTGCTGAGATTGCATTGGACCGCTTGCGTGACTT TTACCTGGTGATGCCGTTCATGGGCACTGACCTCGGCAAGCTGATGAAGCTGGAGAGATTATCAGAAGACAGGGTGCAGTTCCTCGTCTATCAGATGCTGAGAGGACTCAAG TATATCCACTCTGCAGGGATCATCCACAGG GACCTCAAACCTGGAAATTTAGCCATTAACCCGGACTGCGAGCTAAAG ATTCTTGATTTTGGCTTGGCGAGGCAGGCCGACGCAGAAATGACCGGCTACGTCGTGACACGCTGGTACCGAGCACCCGAGGTTATCCTCAACTGGATGCACTACACACAAACCG TGGATATTTGGTCGGCGGGTTGTATTATGGCAGAGATGCTGCTGGGAAAGCCGCTGTTCAAAGGAAGCGATC ACCTGGACCAGCTCAGAGAAATCATGAAGATTACAGGAACCCCAGCTGCTGACTTTGTTGTGAAGCTACAGAGCCAAGAT GCCAAAAACTACATCAGAAGTCTACCAAAAGTGCCAAAGAAAGATttgctctctcttttctccaAAGCTAGCTCAAATG cagtgtgtgtctTGGAAAAGATGCTGCTCCTGGACCCTGAGCAGAGGGTGAGTGCCTCGGAGGCGCTCGAGCTGCCTCTCTTCAGCGAGTTCAGAGATGCCGAGGAGGAGACTGAGGCGCTGCCCTACGATCAGACCATGGACAACACAGACCTGCCGCTGGACCAGTGGAAAC GTCACACTTTCACAGAGATACTGACCTTCAGGCCATCCAGGGACTCCAGACAGACGTCACTTTaa